The following coding sequences lie in one Heteronotia binoei isolate CCM8104 ecotype False Entrance Well chromosome 6, APGP_CSIRO_Hbin_v1, whole genome shotgun sequence genomic window:
- the SLC16A12 gene encoding monocarboxylate transporter 12, translated as MCQVTFHASLAYPLALVLQSDPGQEKRPTIMTVAVARKGLSASPPDGGWGWMIVIGCFLVTICTRAVTRCISIFFVEFQTYFAQDYARTAWIHSIADCATMLCAPLGSFISNHVSCQVGIILGGLLASAGLILSSFATSLEHLYISLGVLTGLGFALCYSPAIAMVGKYFSKRKALAYGIAMSGSGIGTFILAPVVQLLIEQFSWRGALLILGGFVLNLCVCGALMRPIAIKEDHKNIPEFPEQEFGPESQKQDLKQWSVCSPLIKVWSYKCLCQCSWQEYNFLLMPDFVVLAVSVLFMAYGCSPLFVYLVPYALRVGVSHQQAAFLMSILGVVDIIGNITFGWLTDRRCLKKYRCICYLLAVGMDGLCCLFLPVLQSFPLLVPFSFTFGYFDGAYVTLIPVVTADVVGTASLSSALGVVYFLHAIPYLVSPPVAGWLVDTTGNYTASFALCGFSMIFSSMLLCCARLAKKVKRTHSRPAGRETDAKQQIWTNGAIAYSVTGELDQRGVELLAREVKSNRKR; from the exons ATGTGCCAGGTAACATTCCATGCATCCCTTGCCTATCCACTGGCATTGGTCTTGCAGAGTGATCCTGGGCAAGAAAAGAGACCCACCATCATGACTGTGGCTGTGGCAAGGAAAGGGTTAAGTGCCTCCCCTCCTGATGGAGGCTGGGGTTGGATGATTGTGATTGGCTGCTTCCTGGTTACTATCTGCACTAGAGCTGTAACAAG AtgcatctcaattttttttgtggaGTTCCAGACTTATTTTGCTCAAGATTATGCCCGAACAGCTTGGATCCATTCCATAGCAGACTGTGCTACAATGCTTTGTG CACCACTTGGGAGTTTTATCAGTAATCATGTCTCCTGTCAAGTGGGCATCATACTAGGAGGATTGCTTGCATCTGCTGGACTGATCCTGAGTTCCTTTGCCACAAGCCTGGAGCATCTTTATATTTCTTTAGGAGTTCTTACag GTTTGGGATTTGCTCTTTGTTATTCCCCAGCCATCGCAATGGTGGGCAAATATTTCAGTAAGAGGAAAGCCCTTGCGTATGGGATTGCCATGTCGGGCAGTGGAATTGGTACATTCATCCTGGCTCCCGTGGTCCAGCTTTTAATCGAACAGTTTTCCTGGCGTGGAGCCTTACTTATCCTGGGAGGTTTTGTTTTAAATCTCTGTGTCTGTGGTGCCTTGATGAGACCGATTGCAATAAAAGAGGACCACAAGAACATCCCCGAATTCCCGGAGCAGGAGTTTGGGCCCGAATCACAAAAGCAAGACTTAAAGCAGTGGTCCGTCTGCTCACCTCTGATCAAAGTATGGTCTTATAAATGTCTCTGTCAGTGCTCATGGCAGGAATACAACTTCTTACTGATGCCAGACTTTGTGGTGCTTGCCGTGTCTGTCTTATTTATGGCTTATGGCTGCAGCCCCCTCTTTGTTTACCTGGTGCCTTATGCGTTAAGGGTCGGAGTGAGTCATCAGCAGGCAGCTTTCTTGATGTCCATTCTTGGGGTCGTTGATATCATTGGCAACATCACCTTCGGATGGCTCACAGACAGAAG GTGCTTGAAGAAGTACCGTTGCATCTGCTACCTCCTTGCTGTGGGAATGGATGGGCTGTGCTGTCTTTTCCTTCCAGTTCTCCAAAGCTTTCCACTCCTTGTGCCGTTCTCATTCACCTTTGGATATTTTGATGGAGCCTACGTAACACTCATTCCGGTGGTGACAGCAGATGTCGTGGGAACTGCCTCTTTGTCATCAGCACTTGGGGTGGTCTACTTTCTCCATGCGATACCATACCTAGTTAGCCCACCTGTTGCAG GCTGGCTTGTGGATACAACTGGCAACTACACTGCATCGTTTGCCCTGTGTGGATTTTCCATGATATTCAGTTCTATGTTGCTCTGCTGCGCAAGGCTGGCAAAGAAGGTCAAACGGACACACTCGAGGCCAGCTGGCAGAGAAACTGATGCTAAGCAACAGATCTGGACAAATGGAGCTATTGCTTATTCTGTGACTGGAGAATTAGATCAGAGAGGTGTAGAGTTGTTGGCTAGGGAAGTGAAGAGCAACAGAAAGAGATGA